A stretch of Pelecanus crispus isolate bPelCri1 chromosome 3, bPelCri1.pri, whole genome shotgun sequence DNA encodes these proteins:
- the LOC104024981 gene encoding epoxide hydrolase 1 has product MWQEILPNAWESVLSRIRSFEYSQKNAVLVPAAALGVGGMLVYWLRSRHKIKTIEMGDGWWGSGERPLTGKEDESIRPFKIETSDEEIEELHRRLEQARYAPPLEGAAFHYGFNSSYLRKVVAYWRNQFDWRKQVEVLNKYPHFQTTIEGIDIHFIHVKPSYVPHSRAVQPLLMVHGWPGSFYEFYKIIPLLTEPGRHSLNEGDVVFEVICPSIPGYGFSEAPHQKGFDTIATARIFHKLMNRLGFKEYYLQGGDWGSRITTNMAQMLPQSVKGLHLNFIFAGRQGLRRMISVMLGAYVPWLVGLTREDVQRMYPFFQKNVYELLRESGYLHIQATKPDTAGCGLNDSPVGLAAYILEKFSTWTDKSFLHKDDGGLESKYSLDELLTNVMIYWVTSSIVSSMRFYKENISKDPGLIADARVGVYVPTGIAAFPQELVHTPHAWAKKIFKNIVTYSYMPHGGHFAAFEEPKLLAQDIMHFVRKVEQL; this is encoded by the exons ATGTGGCAGGAGATCCTTCCAAATGCCTG gGAGAGCGTCTTGTCCCGGATCAG GTCTTTTGAATATTCTCAGAAGAATGCAGTCCTGGTCCCTGCGGCTGCCCTGGGGGTTGGAGGGATGCTGGTTTACTGGCTGAGGTCTAGACACAAGATCAAGACTATTGAAATGGGCGATGGATGGTGGGGCTCAGGTGAAAGACCCCTAACAGGGAAAGAAGATGAAAGCATCCGTCCCTTCAAGATTGAAACATCTGATGAAGAAATTGAG GAGCTGCATCGCCGCCTGGAGCAGGCCCGCTACGCGCCGCCGCTGGAAGGGGCCGCCTTCCACTACGGCTTCAACTCCAGCTACCTGCGGAAGGTGGTGGCCTACTGGAGGAATCAGTTTGACTGGCGCAAGCAAGTGGAAGTCCTGAACAAATACCCCCATTTCCAAACCACCATTGAAG GGATCGATATCCATTTCATCCATGTGAAGCCCTCCTACGTCCCTCACAGTCGAGCTGTTCAACCTTTGCTGATGGTCCATGGCTGGCCCGGCTCCTTCTACGAGTTCTACAAGATCATCCCTCTGCTCACGGAGCCTGGCAGACACAGCCTGAATGAGGGTGACGTGGTGTTTGAGGTCATCTGCCCATCCATTCCAGGCTATGGCTTCTCGGAGGCACCGCACCAGAAAG GCTTTGACACCATAGCAACTGCTCGGATATTTCATAAGCTGATGAACAGATTGGGCTTCAAGGAATACTACCTACAGGGAGGAGACTGGGGATCTCGTATTACCACAAACATGGCCCAGATGCTGCCACA ATCTGTGAAAGGGCTTCATCTGAATTTCATCTTCGCCGGCAGACAAGGTTTGAGAAGGATGATTTCTGTGATGCTTGGGGCTTATGTACCATGGCTCGTAGGCCTCACTAGGGAAGATGTTCAACGTATGTACCCTTTCTTCCAGAAGAATGTATATGAACTTCTGCGAGAGTCTGGATACTTACACATCCAAGCCACCAAACCAGACACTGCAG GTTGTGGACTGAATGACTCCCCTGTGGGGCTTGCTGCATATATTTTGGAGAAATTCTCTACCTGGACAGACAAATCATTTCTGCATAAAGATGATGGAGGCTTAGAAAG CAAATACTCTCTTGATGAGCTTTTGACCAATGTGATGATTTATTGGGTGACATCCTCCATCGTGTCCTCAATGCGATTCTACAAGGAGAACATCTCCAAGGACCCTGGTCTAATTGCTGATGCCAG GGTTGGAGTATACGTTCCCACAGGGATTGCAGCTTTTCCTCAGGAACTAGTACATACACCACATGCCTGGGCAAAGAAGATCTTCAAGAACATCGTCACTTACTCTTACATGCCACATGGAGGGCATTTTGCTGCCTTTGAGGAACCAAAGCTTCTGGCACAAGACATCATGCACTTTGTCAGAAAGGTGGAACAGCTATGA
- the MAD2L1BP gene encoding MAD2L1-binding protein, with product MMPCGGGHSNPSRPPSAGQKMAASDVTVAPARTTSPSSPLLIAEAPPTLDRGGRMRRRRSGPVVACPSVSVVFPGAVSRESCCRFACELLKHVLHQRHQLPLPYEQLAYFCRRAAQDGDMIKKPPSVDLASKKCQQVLMELEGVLQHLEVMFSLTPVPRVLILLGGNVMSPKELYELNLEGISEGSAEESLKTASCVRKLFHSLFVADVFSELKALPVMGTVVMLQGHRDCGVDWFRPKLNYKVPTRGRKLTVNLSCDGDINISASPSQHVTSTWEDYVWFQAPVTLKGFHE from the exons ATGATGCCCTGCGGCGGCGGCCATTCAAATCCCAGCCGGCCGCCTTCCGCTGGCCAGAAAATGGCGGCTTCTGACGTTACCGTGGCTCCTGCACGGACGACTTCTCCCTCGTCTCCGCTCCTCATAGCTGAGGCGCCGCCGACCCTGGACCGTGGTGGCAGGATGAGGCGCCGACGGAGCGGGCCGGTGGTGGCCTGCCCCTCGGTGTCCGTGGTGTTCCCGGGCGCCGTGAGCCGGGAGAGCTGCTGCCGCTTCGCCTGCGAGCTCCTCAAGCACGTCCTGCACCAGCGGCACCAGCTCCCGCTGCCCTACGAGCAGCTGGCCTACTTCTGCCGGCGGGCGGCTCAG gatgGAGACATGATTAAGAAACCACCCTCTGTGGACCTGGCAAGCAAGAAGTGCCAGCAGGTGCTGATGGAGCTGGAGGGAGTGCTCCAGCACTTAGAAGTAATGTTTAGTTTGACACCTGTTCCTCGGGTTCTTATTCTACTCGGAGGCAATGTCATGAGCCCCAAGGAGCTCTATGAGCTCAACTTGGAGGGTATCTCTGAGGGCAGTGCTGAGGAGAGCCTGAAAACTGCATCCTGTGTTCGCAAGCTCTTTCACTCACTCTTTGTTGCGGATGTCTTCAGTGAACTTAAGGCTCTCCCTGTCATGGGCACTGTTGTTATGCTCCAAGGACACCGCGATTGTGGTGTTGATTGGTTCCGGCCCAAGCTCAACTATAAAGTGCCGACCCGAGGGAGGAAATTAACTGTTAACTTGTCCTGTGATGGAGACATCAACATAAGTGCCTCGCCTTCTCAGCATGTGACTTCTACTTGGGAGGACTATGTCTGGTTTCAAGCACCAGTGACGCTGAAAGGCTTTCATGAATGA